From one Spiroplasma endosymbiont of Lasioglossum villosulum genomic stretch:
- the udk gene encoding uridine kinase: MKYKKINLIAIAGGSASGKTTVAEKIAEACNKKNVIFVQMDNYYHDLSNLKVEERKKTNFDHPNAIDMKLLIHDLEQLLLGNAIEEPIYDFKINSRSKNTEIIGPGDVIILDGIFALENPIIRELSTIKIFVDTDSDTRLLRRIKRDVSFRNRTLDSVLQQYALTVKPMHDAFVEPTKRYADIIIPFDFHNTVAIDIIATKIKAIIK, encoded by the coding sequence GTGAAATATAAAAAAATTAATTTAATCGCTATCGCTGGCGGCAGTGCTTCAGGAAAAACAACAGTAGCAGAAAAAATTGCTGAAGCTTGTAATAAAAAAAATGTCATTTTTGTACAAATGGATAATTATTATCATGACCTTAGTAATTTAAAAGTTGAAGAAAGAAAAAAAACTAATTTTGATCACCCTAATGCTATTGATATGAAATTATTAATTCATGATTTAGAACAATTATTACTCGGCAATGCTATTGAAGAGCCTATTTATGATTTTAAAATCAATAGTCGCAGTAAAAACACTGAGATTATTGGTCCGGGTGATGTTATCATTCTGGATGGTATTTTTGCTTTAGAAAATCCTATTATTCGTGAATTATCTACTATCAAAATTTTTGTTGATACTGATAGTGATACTAGACTACTAAGAAGAATTAAACGAGATGTTAGTTTTAGAAATCGTACTCTTGACAGTGTTTTACAACAATATGCATTAACTGTTAAACCTATGCATGATGCTTTTGTTGAGCCAACTAAACGTTATGCTGATATTATTATTCCTTTTGATTTTCATAATACTGTAGCTATTGATATTATTGCTACTAAAATTAAAGCAATTATTAAATAA
- the ruvX gene encoding Holliday junction resolvase RuvX, whose protein sequence is MKYLGIDLGSKTLGLARGEGKIAFSWKTIRFPEHDFNNAIIQLQNVIKEYDADILVFGYPLNMDSTVGPSAKIVLNFIDKFKLTQNNDKLNIVLQDERRTTYSSQQILIKSNVSSNKRKQVKDQLAAAIILQSYFDKITQS, encoded by the coding sequence ATGAAATATTTAGGCATTGATTTAGGTAGTAAAACATTAGGACTTGCTCGTGGTGAAGGAAAAATTGCTTTTTCTTGAAAAACTATTCGTTTCCCAGAGCATGATTTTAATAATGCTATTATCCAACTCCAAAATGTTATTAAAGAATATGATGCTGATATTCTTGTTTTTGGTTATCCTTTAAACATGGATAGCACAGTCGGCCCCAGCGCAAAAATTGTTTTAAATTTTATTGATAAATTTAAATTAACACAAAATAATGATAAACTAAATATTGTTTTACAAGATGAAAGAAGAACTACCTATTCTTCGCAGCAAATATTAATTAAATCTAATGTTTCTTCAAATAAAAGAAAACAAGTTAAAGATCAATTGGCTGCTGCTATTATTTTACAATCATACTTTGATAAAATAACTCAATCTTAA